The window AATGGTCTTGAGGTTCAATCGCGCGAAGGTCTCAACATAGCGCTCGCTATCACGGTGCGCTACCATCTTGATCCACGCAGGTTGGACCATGTCGAAGAGCATCTGCCACAGCCTGTCGATAAAGAGCTCGTTCCCCCAGTTGTAGCGAGCGCATGGCGCGAACTGGCGCCTGGCTACACCGTTCAGGAGATCTTCAGCTCAAAGCGCGAGGAGGTGCGTGCAAAGGCCGCGGCGACCATTACCCGTAAATTGGGCGTGGACGGTATCGTTGTGGACGAAGTGATGCTTCGTGATATCCAGTTGCCGGAGGAATACGCAAAGGGTCTCGAAGGCCTGCTGCTCAAGGAACAGGAGAACGATCAGATGGCCGTTGCTACCGAGATCCAGCAAAAGCAGATCAAGATTCTGGAGCTGCAGGCCGAAGGCGAAGCGGCGCAGAAGGTAAAGCAGTCCGAAGGCGAAGCGCAATCCCGCGTCGTGGAAGCCAAAGGCGAGGCCGATGCAATGCAGTACACGCTGCCACTCAAGCAGAAGCAGATTGAACAGAGCAAGCTTGAGGCAGAGGCGCGCAAAGAGGCCACGATTCAGAATGCGCAGGCCGACGCGGAAGCCAAAGTCATTGACAGCAAAGCCGAACTGGAGCGGCGCAACCTGCTGGCCGATGCCGAAGCGAACCGTGTGCGTCTTATGGCCTCTGCCGACGGCGAACGTATGAAGAGCGAAGCGGCATTGTTGAACGAGTCGCCGCTGCTGATCAACAAGATCATTGCCGAGCGGTTGTCGGACAAGATCCAGGTGCTCATGGTGCCGTCCGATGGCAAGTTCTTCTTCGCCAACGACGTCTTCAAGGCAGCGGCTACGAATCCAGCGCTGAAGCATGAGATGGATGGTGACGACAAGGCGGAAGGTGCGCACGGCGGCGCGCACTAAGGAAACGGCAGCAATGGGGAGACAGGCCTGGGCGGTTGGAATTGGAACGGCACCATCAATGACGCCGTCCAGGGCCGGCTCCCTGTAAGCTATGGTTTGCAAAGTTATGCCCACGGGCCATACAAGAGAGATATTCATGATTCGCTCGAGATTTTTATCGGGGTGCAGGTGGTTCTGCCTGGTACTCCTTCTGGCAGGCCAATTTGCGCATGCGGCAAACCACTGGGAGCAGCCCGCATCCCAACTGGCGACGCAGATTGCCGAGATTCTCGGCTCTGGGCAGGCGCAGCTCGTTTTGAGCAATCGCTCGACGATTGAAGCCTCCGAAATCGCGCCGATTCGCCGCATGTTAGAGCAAGATTTGCGCTCCCATGGCGTGGCCCTTTCCGGCGCGGAGAGCGCCAACATAATCCGAGTGACGCTCAGCGAGAACACACGTGAACGGCTTTGGGTGGCCGAAGTTATCGAAGGCAACCGGACGCAGGTCGCGATGGTGCACGTGGATCGCGAAACCCTCGCTGCGCCTGCCGCGCAGACTGGGATCGTTCTGGAGAAGAAGTCATTGTGGAGTTCTGATCAGCCGGATGGCCCGGTGCTGGCCGCACTCGAAACCCACGCGGGGCTGGTGATCCTGGAACAGGAAGAGATCGTCGTGCTGGCCGGAAGTACTGCGGCATGGCGCGAAGAGAAGCGATGGAATCTGGATGCAGGCCGGCCATTCAACAGAGACCCGCGCGGGATGTTGCAACCCGCGCCGGATGGGATCGGTTTTACCGCTGTCTTACCGGGCAGACTTTGCGATGGAAGTTATGCCGCTCAGCCAGACGCAAGCGAGCCGACCGGGAACTGGAGCCTGCATTGCCGCGAGAGCGACGATCCATGGTCAGTCGACGTCGGGAAGACTGGAACTGCATCCGCAGATCTGCATGCTTTCTACAATGCTTCGCGAAATTACTTCACCGGGGTGATCACGCCGAATCCTGGCATGGATATTACGCCGTTTTACAGCGTGGCGGTGCTTCCGCATCCAACGGTGGATCATCTAGCCCTGCTCATTCATGGAATCGATGGCAAGGTGCAAATGATGGAAGGGAATTCCTTGAGACCAGTCGCCGGTATGCGCGACTGGGGTAGCGACTTCGCTGCGGTGCACTCAGCCTGTGGTGTGGGGACCCAGATATTGGCCTCTGCCTCAGGAGAAGCGGAGAACGATAGTCTGCGCGCCTACGAACTGGCTTCTCAGGAGGCGGTTGCTGTAAGCGCTCCTCTCGAAATGGGCGGAACAATTACCGCGCTTTGGACAGCTCCCGAGGGAACCACCGCATTGGCCGTAGTTCGCAAGAGCGCGAAAGAATACGAGGTGGACCGTGTTTCGGCTCTCTGCCTTTAGTTCGCTTTCCTCAAATCGTGCCATGGTCCTCTGTGTTCTTGTGATGTTGACGGCGACGGCTCACGCGAGAACGCGCCCGCACTACGGCGGGACGATTCGCATCGAGGTCGAAGGCGACCCATTGCAGAAGCCGGATGGGATCGCGTGGCGGCTGATGCTCGACGGCCTCACTCGCAAAGACTCCGAGGGCGCAGTGCGTCCTTCGTTGGCCACGCGCTGGACCTCGGAAGACAACGATCATCGGTGGCAGTTCTGGCTACGGCCCGGCGTTAGCTTTCACAACGGACATCCATTGAACGCCCTCGCAGTTGTGACCTCGCTCGAAGAGTCCTGCCGTGCGGCCGCGTGCCCATGGTCGGCTGTGCGGGTGCTCGGTCAGTCGGTGGTCTTCACCAGCGACAATCCTATCCCCGATCTTCCGTCACTGCTCTC is drawn from Acidicapsa acidisoli and contains these coding sequences:
- a CDS encoding prohibitin family protein, whose translation is MNALKLVLMVAGVLLLVTAAGIPLYGLSMRIRSFMKKQKSESDQVGSRLMEPLLNPIPWKLPLVLALAGCLPMLVASSIVVVPSGMGGVRVSQLSGTLPGTLYPGVHFIPPLVESVKTFDLRDHLFTAGVTDEGSKDSKQRNGLEVQSREGLNIALAITVRYHLDPRRLDHVEEHLPQPVDKELVPPVVASAWRELAPGYTVQEIFSSKREEVRAKAAATITRKLGVDGIVVDEVMLRDIQLPEEYAKGLEGLLLKEQENDQMAVATEIQQKQIKILELQAEGEAAQKVKQSEGEAQSRVVEAKGEADAMQYTLPLKQKQIEQSKLEAEARKEATIQNAQADAEAKVIDSKAELERRNLLADAEANRVRLMASADGERMKSEAALLNESPLLINKIIAERLSDKIQVLMVPSDGKFFFANDVFKAAATNPALKHEMDGDDKAEGAHGGAH